In Neisseria dentiae, one DNA window encodes the following:
- a CDS encoding ABC transporter permease subunit produces the protein MWRYIFQRLLLLVPTLLGILAVTFAVIQFVPGGPVEQMVQQLTQTGAGGETAAAGGMLKSGGRLSAEDMAALNALYGFDKPPLTRFIEMVGRFVRFDLGESFFHHQTVFELVKEKMPVSMSLGLWTFFLTYFICIPLGIAKAVRDGSRFDVVSGAVVLVGYTVPPFVLGLVLLVFFGGGSFFAWFPQGGLVGDDWETLGTAAKIKDYLWHMALPVTASVAGNLAVMTVLTKNVFLEEIRRQYVYTARAKGLPERQILWKHVFRNAMIPLVTGFPAAFIGAFFTGSLLIETLFSLDGLGLLSYEAVMKRDYPVVMGTLYVFTLMGLLAKLLSDISYSWVDPRIHFGGQK, from the coding sequence ATGTGGCGTTATATTTTCCAGCGTTTGCTACTGCTGGTGCCCACACTGTTGGGCATTCTGGCGGTAACGTTTGCCGTTATCCAATTCGTGCCCGGCGGGCCAGTGGAGCAAATGGTGCAGCAGCTCACCCAAACCGGCGCGGGCGGCGAAACGGCTGCGGCGGGCGGCATGCTCAAAAGCGGCGGCCGCCTGAGCGCGGAGGATATGGCTGCGCTCAACGCCCTATACGGTTTCGACAAACCGCCGCTCACGCGCTTTATCGAGATGGTCGGCCGCTTCGTGCGTTTTGATTTGGGCGAGAGTTTTTTCCACCATCAAACCGTGTTCGAGCTGGTGAAAGAAAAAATGCCGGTGTCGATGAGCTTGGGTTTGTGGACGTTTTTTCTCACTTATTTCATCTGTATCCCCTTGGGCATTGCCAAAGCCGTGCGCGACGGTTCGCGGTTCGACGTTGTGTCGGGCGCGGTGGTGTTGGTCGGCTATACCGTGCCGCCGTTCGTGCTGGGTTTGGTGCTGCTGGTATTTTTCGGCGGCGGCAGCTTTTTCGCCTGGTTTCCGCAGGGCGGTTTGGTGGGCGACGATTGGGAAACGCTCGGCACGGCGGCCAAAATCAAAGACTATCTCTGGCATATGGCGCTGCCGGTTACCGCTTCGGTGGCGGGCAATCTGGCGGTGATGACGGTGCTCACCAAAAACGTGTTTCTCGAAGAAATCCGCCGCCAATATGTTTACACCGCCCGCGCCAAAGGCCTGCCCGAGCGGCAGATTTTGTGGAAACACGTTTTCCGCAACGCCATGATCCCGCTGGTTACCGGTTTTCCCGCCGCCTTTATCGGCGCGTTTTTCACCGGCAGCCTGCTGATAGAAACCCTGTTTTCGCTCGACGGCTTGGGGCTGCTTTCTTACGAAGCGGTGATGAAGCGCGATTATCCGGTGGTGATGGGCACGCTGTATGTGTTTACCCTGATGGGGCTGCTGGCGAAACTGCTGTCGGATATTTCATATTCCTGGGTTGACCCGCGCATCCATTTCGGCGGGCAGAAATAA
- a CDS encoding histidine triad nucleotide-binding protein: protein MTDCIFCKIAAKEIPASVVYEDGEMLCFKDINPAAPVHLLLIPKVHFDSLAHAQPEHEALLGRMMMKVPQIAEAAGLTNGFKTQVNTGKGGGQEVFHLHIHILGRPA, encoded by the coding sequence ATGACAGACTGTATTTTCTGCAAAATCGCCGCCAAAGAAATCCCCGCATCGGTGGTGTATGAAGACGGCGAAATGTTGTGCTTCAAAGATATCAATCCCGCCGCCCCCGTGCATTTGCTGCTGATTCCGAAAGTGCATTTCGATTCGCTGGCACACGCGCAGCCGGAGCATGAGGCGCTGTTGGGCAGAATGATGATGAAAGTGCCGCAAATCGCCGAAGCGGCAGGTTTGACCAACGGTTTCAAAACCCAGGTCAACACCGGCAAAGGCGGCGGGCAGGAAGTGTTCCACCTGCATATCCATATTTTGGGGCGGCCTGCCTAA
- the tatC gene encoding twin-arginine translocase subunit TatC translates to MSEIEQPTQPLVEHLIELRRRLMWIAAVMLLCFFGLMPFAQKLYTFVAQPLMATLPANTSMIATDVIAPFFVPVKVTLMAAFLLTLPHTLYQVWAFVAPALYQNEKRLVMPLVFSSVVLFFGGMAFAYFLVFPVVFKFLAGVTPLGVSMATDIDKYLSFVLGMFVAFGTTFEVPVVVVLLNRMGVVSVTQLKAVRPYVIVGAFVVAAVITPPDVISQVLLAVPLILLYEAGLWFCRFVKPVQLRQEAETAAD, encoded by the coding sequence GTGTCTGAAATCGAACAACCCACCCAACCGCTGGTTGAGCATCTGATCGAACTGCGCCGCCGCCTGATGTGGATTGCCGCAGTGATGTTGCTGTGCTTCTTCGGCCTGATGCCGTTTGCGCAGAAGCTCTATACCTTTGTGGCGCAGCCGCTGATGGCCACGCTGCCGGCCAACACCAGTATGATTGCCACCGATGTGATTGCGCCGTTTTTCGTGCCGGTGAAAGTAACGCTGATGGCGGCGTTTCTGCTGACGCTGCCGCACACGCTCTATCAGGTGTGGGCGTTTGTGGCGCCCGCGCTTTATCAAAACGAAAAGCGGCTGGTGATGCCGCTGGTGTTTTCCAGCGTGGTGCTGTTTTTCGGCGGCATGGCGTTCGCTTATTTTCTGGTGTTTCCGGTGGTGTTTAAATTTTTGGCGGGCGTAACGCCGTTGGGCGTGAGCATGGCCACCGATATCGACAAATACCTTTCTTTTGTGTTGGGGATGTTTGTGGCGTTCGGCACTACGTTTGAAGTGCCGGTGGTGGTGGTTTTGCTCAACCGTATGGGCGTGGTGTCGGTTACGCAATTGAAAGCCGTCCGCCCGTATGTGATTGTGGGGGCGTTTGTGGTGGCCGCCGTGATTACGCCGCCCGACGTGATTTCGCAGGTGTTGCTGGCTGTGCCGCTGATTCTGCTTTATGAGGCGGGATTGTGGTTCTGCCGCTTTGTGAAACCCGTGCAGTTGCGGCAGGAAGCGGAAACCGCCGCCGATTGA
- the amgK gene encoding N-acetylmuramate/N-acetylglucosamine kinase AmgK: MQRQTELKNWLETVYPNRIFELSFAAADADFRRYFRAAFSDGGTVVCMDAPPDKMSVAPYLKVQKLFDMINVPQVLHVDEKLGFMVLNDLGSTTFLTAMQQARNETADKALLLEAIDELVVLQKNSCPGLLPEYDREVMLREINLFPEWFVAKELGKTLNFKQREWWNQTVETLLPPLLAQPQVYVHRDYIVRNLMLAEGRPGVLDFQDALYGPIAYDLVSLLRDAFIEWEEEFVLDLVIRYWEKARAAGLPVPEQFDEFYRWFEWMGVQRHLKVAGIFARLYYRDGKDKYRPEIPRFLNYLRRASRRYHDLAPLYALLVDLVGDEELETGFTF, encoded by the coding sequence ATGCAACGACAAACCGAACTGAAAAACTGGCTTGAAACGGTTTACCCGAACCGGATTTTTGAATTGAGTTTTGCCGCCGCCGATGCGGATTTCCGACGTTATTTCCGTGCCGCTTTTTCAGACGGCGGCACGGTTGTCTGCATGGACGCCCCTCCCGATAAAATGAGCGTGGCGCCTTATCTGAAAGTGCAAAAATTATTTGACATGATAAACGTGCCGCAGGTTCTGCATGTTGACGAAAAACTCGGCTTTATGGTGTTAAACGATTTGGGCAGCACCACTTTTTTAACGGCCATGCAGCAGGCGCGCAATGAAACGGCCGATAAGGCGCTGCTGCTCGAAGCCATCGACGAATTGGTGGTTTTGCAAAAAAACAGCTGCCCCGGCCTGCTGCCCGAATACGACCGCGAGGTGATGCTGCGCGAAATCAACCTGTTCCCCGAATGGTTTGTGGCCAAAGAGTTGGGCAAAACCCTGAATTTCAAGCAGCGCGAATGGTGGAACCAAACGGTTGAAACGCTGTTGCCGCCCCTGTTGGCGCAGCCGCAGGTGTATGTGCACCGCGACTATATCGTCCGCAACCTGATGCTGGCCGAAGGCCGCCCGGGCGTGCTGGATTTTCAAGACGCGCTCTACGGCCCGATTGCTTACGATTTGGTGTCGCTGCTGCGCGATGCCTTTATCGAGTGGGAAGAAGAATTCGTGTTGGATTTGGTAATCCGCTATTGGGAAAAGGCGCGCGCCGCCGGTTTGCCCGTGCCGGAGCAGTTCGACGAGTTTTACCGCTGGTTCGAATGGATGGGCGTGCAGCGCCACCTGAAAGTGGCGGGCATTTTCGCGCGCCTCTACTACCGCGACGGCAAAGACAAATACCGCCCCGAAATCCCGCGCTTTTTAAACTACCTGCGCCGTGCTTCGCGCCGCTATCACGACTTGGCGCCGCTGTATGCGCTGCTGGTGGATTTGGTGGGCGACGAAGAGTTGGAAACGGGCTTTACCTTCTGA
- the hisI gene encoding phosphoribosyl-AMP cyclohydrolase, with translation MSQALLEGVKFDANGLVCTIAQDAQTLRVLMVAWMNAEALQKTAETGFAHYYSRSRKKQWMKGEESGHTQKVCELRLDCDGDAVVMLIEQAGGIACHTGRESCFYRVWRDGAWQTADAVLKSETEIYGKPHG, from the coding sequence ATGTCGCAAGCATTATTGGAGGGCGTGAAATTCGACGCCAACGGTTTGGTTTGCACCATCGCGCAAGACGCGCAAACCCTGCGCGTGCTGATGGTGGCGTGGATGAACGCCGAAGCCCTGCAAAAAACCGCCGAAACGGGTTTTGCCCATTATTACAGCCGTTCGCGCAAAAAACAGTGGATGAAAGGCGAAGAATCGGGGCATACACAAAAAGTTTGCGAACTTAGGTTAGACTGCGACGGCGATGCGGTGGTGATGCTGATCGAACAGGCGGGCGGCATTGCCTGCCACACCGGTCGCGAAAGCTGCTTCTATCGCGTGTGGCGCGACGGTGCATGGCAAACGGCGGATGCGGTGCTGAAAAGCGAAACGGAAATTTACGGCAAACCGCACGGTTGA
- a CDS encoding phosphoribosyl-ATP diphosphatase produces the protein MTEQVLIEIQNVIDSRKGQNPETSYVAQLLHKGGDKILKKVIEEAGEVLMASKDGGGEHLVYEVADLWFHTQVLLAHHGLRVEDVVNELARRQGLSGLAEKGARQES, from the coding sequence ATGACCGAGCAAGTGCTGATTGAAATCCAAAACGTGATTGATTCGCGCAAGGGGCAAAACCCCGAAACATCTTATGTTGCCCAGCTTCTGCACAAAGGCGGCGACAAAATCCTGAAAAAAGTGATCGAAGAGGCGGGCGAAGTGCTGATGGCCTCGAAAGACGGCGGAGGCGAGCATTTGGTGTATGAAGTGGCCGATTTGTGGTTTCACACGCAGGTGCTGTTGGCGCACCACGGCCTGCGGGTGGAGGATGTGGTTAACGAGCTGGCGCGCCGGCAGGGCCTGTCGGGGCTGGCGGAGAAAGGCGCGCGGCAGGAAAGCTAA
- a CDS encoding ABC transporter permease produces the protein MQKIFSSQVWQAFKQHKRGWLALRLLSVLFAVALLAPVWSNDKPLWVKYEGRYYFPLANTYNETEFGGDFDTPADYFDPLVRRNITTGGNYAVYLPNPYAANTLNEFDTQPDPAGPSERHWLGTDDRGRDVLARLVYGFRDSLLFALALTAVTTLIGVAAGAVQGYFGGRVDLLMQRFLEIWGGLPELYLLIILSSFFNPGLLVLLVILSLFGWMGLSDYVRAEFLKNRQADYVLAAKSMGVSNGRIMWRHILPNSLTPVLAFLPFRISGAVLALTSLDFLGLGVPASQASLGELLAQGKDNLDAWWIGLSAVGALTVMLLLLVMIGEGLRHAFDVRARA, from the coding sequence ATGCAGAAAATATTCTCTTCCCAAGTCTGGCAGGCATTCAAACAGCACAAGCGCGGCTGGCTGGCGTTGCGCCTGCTCTCGGTGCTGTTTGCCGTGGCGCTGCTGGCGCCCGTGTGGAGCAACGACAAGCCCTTATGGGTGAAATACGAGGGCCGCTATTATTTTCCGCTGGCCAACACCTATAACGAAACCGAGTTTGGCGGCGACTTCGACACCCCGGCCGATTATTTCGACCCGCTGGTGCGCCGCAACATCACCACCGGCGGCAATTATGCCGTGTATCTGCCCAACCCCTATGCCGCCAACACCTTAAACGAATTCGACACGCAGCCCGATCCGGCCGGGCCGTCTGAAAGGCATTGGCTCGGCACCGACGACCGCGGCCGCGATGTGCTGGCGCGGCTGGTGTACGGCTTTCGCGACTCGCTGCTGTTTGCGCTGGCGCTCACCGCCGTAACCACCCTGATCGGCGTGGCGGCTGGCGCGGTGCAGGGCTATTTCGGCGGACGGGTCGATTTGCTGATGCAGCGCTTTCTCGAAATCTGGGGCGGCCTGCCCGAGCTTTACCTGCTGATTATTTTGTCGTCGTTTTTCAACCCCGGCCTGCTGGTGCTGCTGGTGATTCTGTCGCTGTTCGGCTGGATGGGGCTTTCGGATTACGTGCGCGCCGAGTTTCTGAAAAACCGTCAGGCCGATTATGTTTTGGCCGCCAAAAGCATGGGCGTTTCCAACGGCCGCATCATGTGGCGGCACATCCTGCCCAACAGCCTCACGCCCGTGCTGGCGTTTCTGCCGTTCCGCATTTCCGGCGCGGTGCTGGCGCTCACCAGTTTGGACTTTTTAGGCTTGGGCGTGCCCGCTTCGCAAGCCAGCTTGGGCGAACTTTTGGCGCAGGGCAAAGACAATCTCGACGCCTGGTGGATAGGCTTATCCGCCGTGGGCGCGCTAACGGTGATGCTGCTGCTGTTGGTGATGATAGGCGAGGGGCTGCGCCATGCGTTTGATGTGCGGGCGAGGGCGTAG
- a CDS encoding DUF2069 domain-containing protein: MNAQQSAAGKSWPHKLAVASLLALVFISLAWELWLAPLRPGGSWLAVKALPLCLPLAGILKGRVYTFQYSSLLVLPYFAEAVVRLFDASAASRACAGAALLCSAAFFVACLAYVKQQRKAVGNV; the protein is encoded by the coding sequence ATGAATGCACAACAATCCGCCGCCGGTAAAAGTTGGCCGCATAAGTTGGCCGTGGCCAGCCTGCTGGCGCTGGTTTTTATCAGCCTTGCCTGGGAATTGTGGCTGGCGCCGCTGCGGCCGGGCGGCTCTTGGCTGGCGGTGAAGGCACTGCCTTTGTGCCTGCCGCTGGCCGGTATTCTCAAGGGCAGGGTTTATACTTTTCAATACAGCAGCCTGCTGGTTTTGCCGTATTTTGCCGAAGCGGTGGTGCGCCTGTTTGATGCTTCGGCAGCCAGCCGCGCCTGTGCGGGGGCGGCGCTGCTGTGTTCGGCAGCGTTCTTCGTTGCCTGTTTGGCTTATGTGAAACAACAGCGTAAGGCGGTTGGGAATGTTTAG
- the tatB gene encoding Sec-independent protein translocase protein TatB, whose product MFDFGFSELLLIGAVALVVLGPERLPKAARMAGNLVGRVQRMVGSVKQELSAQVEMEELRKAKQEFESAAENIRTEIGSVGDSAQSSLNGISSGLKPWERVPEQRTPADFGVDEHGRPLAGADSPEAGRKAAWASYLTPSENPASVGGGFQTASLHKQAMRRKRDMRPRHRPKPQLRVRKK is encoded by the coding sequence ATGTTTGACTTCGGCTTTAGCGAGCTTTTGCTGATCGGTGCGGTGGCGTTGGTGGTGCTCGGCCCCGAGCGGCTGCCCAAGGCCGCGCGCATGGCGGGCAATCTGGTCGGCCGCGTTCAGCGCATGGTCGGCAGCGTGAAGCAGGAATTGAGCGCGCAGGTGGAAATGGAAGAGCTGCGCAAAGCCAAGCAGGAATTCGAATCGGCCGCCGAAAATATCCGCACCGAAATCGGCAGCGTGGGCGACAGCGCGCAAAGCAGCCTGAACGGGATTTCGAGCGGCCTCAAACCGTGGGAGCGCGTGCCCGAACAGCGCACGCCCGCCGATTTCGGCGTGGACGAACACGGCAGGCCGCTGGCCGGTGCGGATTCGCCCGAAGCGGGGCGGAAAGCGGCCTGGGCATCTTATCTAACGCCGTCTGAAAACCCCGCATCTGTCGGCGGCGGTTTTCAGACGGCCTCTCTGCATAAACAGGCGATGCGGCGCAAACGCGATATGCGCCCGCGCCACCGCCCCAAACCGCAGTTGCGCGTGCGCAAGAAGTGA
- the tatA gene encoding Sec-independent protein translocase subunit TatA, translated as MGSFSIWHWVIVLVIVVLVFGTKKLRNVGKDLGGAVHDFKQGLNEGNEAGQAKKDDVIEHQKDDNKSA; from the coding sequence ATGGGCAGCTTTTCTATTTGGCACTGGGTGATTGTGCTGGTGATCGTGGTTTTGGTGTTCGGCACCAAAAAACTGCGCAATGTCGGCAAAGATTTGGGCGGCGCGGTACACGATTTCAAACAGGGCCTGAACGAGGGCAACGAAGCCGGCCAAGCCAAAAAAGACGATGTGATCGAGCATCAAAAAGACGACAACAAATCGGCCTAA
- a CDS encoding PglL family O-oligosaccharyltransferase yields the protein MFREISFSDGRETVWTMRLWPLWFCFVWICVAPFVSLYRVGPLSSFYLEAGSLAGAVMLLLLTALSGRLNVKVPAAGVYFLALAAFWWLQARVMGLLYPGMNDMVTASFVILALAAWACRGWVAAFGQERVVSVLAWVLFGGALVQAAVVLLQFTGWASAEMFHGIVAYRGVREISGQLGQRNHLGHYLMWGTLAASYLWAQRRIPGWLGFLAVLVLTSALGLVNSRTIFTYVIGVGLLLPFWRILAGREANRIVLVMLFTLVMTVAVQFGISPLLDLFSGVQYDTALERVEGSSFGGSAREVEWRKAWAVFLSAPLWGRGWGSYALQGFLAHAETGQFTPNHLNVLFTHSHNLFFQLLAETGLLGTLAVALGFAAVVWRMVKRPANAASLLLLAMMTVSLCHSMLEYPLWYIYFLTPFALMMSLSPARESDVSDGLQSVKRHNIGGAVLAVFLLVGIVRLGFVYTDLTAFDRQPKGETVAQAAEKINGLNRIAETEPMLRYYAQLSLIRRANPADEVLQPWAEEAASEALLFRPYSNAYQAGLYSYRMGKEAEAREWLRKVYLYYPFMMPHYAEKIRSNGILMPLEAQIKAACKEFNEKYPKEKQCDI from the coding sequence ATGTTTAGAGAGATTTCGTTTTCAGACGGCCGCGAAACGGTGTGGACCATGCGTTTGTGGCCGTTGTGGTTTTGCTTTGTTTGGATTTGCGTGGCGCCGTTTGTGTCGCTTTACCGCGTGGGGCCGCTGTCGAGCTTCTATCTCGAAGCCGGCTCGCTGGCCGGTGCGGTGATGTTGCTGCTGTTAACGGCATTGTCGGGCCGTTTGAACGTGAAAGTGCCGGCGGCGGGCGTGTATTTTCTGGCGCTGGCGGCGTTTTGGTGGTTACAGGCGCGGGTGATGGGGTTGCTTTACCCGGGCATGAACGACATGGTAACGGCATCGTTTGTGATTCTGGCGCTGGCGGCATGGGCCTGCCGGGGCTGGGTGGCCGCATTCGGCCAAGAGCGGGTGGTGTCGGTGTTGGCGTGGGTTTTGTTCGGCGGTGCGCTGGTGCAGGCGGCGGTGGTGCTGTTGCAGTTTACCGGCTGGGCATCGGCGGAAATGTTCCACGGCATAGTGGCCTACCGGGGCGTGCGCGAAATCAGCGGCCAGCTCGGGCAGCGCAACCATTTGGGGCATTATCTGATGTGGGGCACGCTGGCGGCGTCTTATCTGTGGGCGCAGCGCAGAATACCCGGCTGGCTGGGTTTTCTGGCGGTGTTGGTGCTAACCTCGGCTTTGGGTTTGGTGAACTCGCGCACGATTTTCACTTATGTTATCGGTGTGGGGCTGCTGCTGCCGTTTTGGCGGATATTGGCAGGGCGCGAAGCCAACCGCATCGTGTTGGTGATGCTGTTCACGCTGGTGATGACGGTGGCGGTGCAGTTCGGCATCAGCCCGCTGCTCGATTTGTTTTCGGGCGTGCAATACGACACGGCGCTGGAGCGTGTCGAAGGCAGCAGTTTCGGTGGTTCCGCCCGCGAGGTGGAGTGGCGTAAGGCTTGGGCGGTGTTTTTGTCGGCGCCGTTATGGGGGCGCGGTTGGGGCAGTTATGCGCTGCAAGGTTTTTTGGCACATGCCGAAACGGGGCAGTTTACGCCCAATCATCTGAACGTGCTGTTTACCCATTCGCACAACCTGTTTTTCCAATTGCTGGCCGAAACGGGTTTGCTTGGAACGCTGGCCGTGGCGCTCGGGTTTGCGGCGGTTGTGTGGCGTATGGTAAAGCGGCCTGCAAACGCTGCTTCGCTGCTGCTGCTGGCGATGATGACCGTATCGCTTTGCCACAGTATGCTGGAATACCCACTCTGGTATATTTATTTCCTCACCCCGTTCGCCTTAATGATGAGCTTGTCGCCCGCGCGCGAAAGCGATGTTTCAGACGGCCTGCAATCGGTTAAAAGACACAATATCGGCGGCGCGGTGCTGGCAGTGTTTTTGTTGGTGGGCATCGTCCGCCTGGGCTTCGTTTACACCGATCTGACGGCCTTCGACCGCCAGCCCAAAGGCGAAACCGTGGCGCAGGCGGCAGAAAAAATCAACGGCCTGAACCGGATTGCCGAAACCGAACCCATGCTGCGTTATTACGCCCAATTGTCGCTGATCCGCCGTGCCAACCCGGCCGACGAAGTTTTGCAGCCGTGGGCGGAAGAAGCCGCATCCGAAGCCCTGCTGTTCCGCCCGTATTCCAACGCTTATCAGGCGGGGCTGTACAGCTACCGTATGGGCAAAGAGGCTGAAGCGCGCGAATGGCTGCGCAAAGTTTATCTTTATTATCCGTTTATGATGCCGCATTATGCGGAAAAGATACGCAGCAACGGCATCCTGATGCCGCTGGAAGCGCAGATCAAAGCAGCCTGTAAAGAATTTAATGAAAAATATCCTAAAGAAAAACAATGTGATATTTAA